The following coding sequences are from one Pigmentibacter sp. JX0631 window:
- a CDS encoding methyl-accepting chemotaxis protein translates to MLFFLQSISAKNKLWIATIIHILVCASLSIGIIYYDQFSNNNLYIAILVLCFIGLSFILLIKYLLYKFVKSIKNGLNYTSTQSVQGDQQLKDLKDNLSQFISVTGSELDELTTNAKLMQDIALMFVETTRNSEVCKEMSDKVTRDVNEGNEIMEKMVESILTIEKAKDGLSEISNLIQQISNDTSTIHTIVSTTELLSLNASIEAAKAGQTGKGFSVVAEEVGNLAKHSGVEANEIENIVVKSQKQIQEIIQANQSRVEVGKVSSNNALTLFSEIKKEMFGISSRSENIRAATWEQKVGLDHMTESNVEIRNILKKNITDTVNLIRIHDVNYKNFQNIKEVAKVLSEYWTGEKVNEN, encoded by the coding sequence ATGTTATTCTTTTTGCAAAGTATTTCTGCAAAAAATAAACTCTGGATAGCCACTATTATTCATATTTTAGTGTGTGCTAGTTTATCCATAGGAATAATTTATTATGATCAATTTTCTAACAATAATTTATATATTGCTATTTTAGTATTATGTTTCATAGGCTTGTCATTTATACTGCTAATTAAATATTTACTTTACAAATTTGTTAAATCTATAAAAAATGGATTGAATTATACCTCAACACAATCTGTTCAAGGTGATCAACAATTAAAAGATTTAAAAGATAATTTATCACAATTTATTTCTGTTACAGGTAGTGAATTAGATGAACTCACTACAAATGCAAAGCTTATGCAAGACATTGCTCTCATGTTTGTTGAAACAACAAGAAATTCAGAAGTTTGTAAAGAAATGTCTGATAAGGTTACTAGGGATGTGAATGAAGGAAATGAAATTATGGAAAAAATGGTTGAATCCATTTTAACTATTGAAAAAGCAAAAGATGGTTTAAGTGAAATTTCTAATTTAATTCAACAGATAAGTAATGATACTTCTACTATCCATACTATTGTTTCTACTACAGAATTATTATCATTAAATGCATCGATTGAAGCTGCAAAAGCAGGGCAAACAGGAAAAGGATTCTCTGTTGTTGCAGAAGAGGTAGGTAATTTAGCAAAGCATAGTGGAGTAGAAGCTAATGAAATAGAAAATATTGTAGTAAAAAGTCAAAAACAAATTCAAGAAATTATTCAGGCAAATCAATCTCGGGTCGAGGTTGGTAAAGTATCTAGTAATAATGCTTTGACTTTATTTTCTGAAATTAAAAAGGAAATGTTTGGTATTTCAAGCCGCTCAGAAAATATAAGGGCAGCTACTTGGGAACAAAAAGTAGGACTTGATCATATGACTGAATCTAACGTCGAAATTAGAAATATTTTAAAGAAAAATATAACAGATACAGTTAATTTAATAAGAATTCATGATGTTAATTATAAAAACTTTCAAAATATAAAAGAAGTAGCAAAAGTTTTGAGTGAATACTGGACCGGAGAAAAAGTTAATGAAAACTAG
- a CDS encoding methyl-accepting chemotaxis protein — MKTSDEGKNYDYSGLKSKLLYLHFFSIFSLFLGTLAIVYFFGSGKLNLIKYAVFMGLVLVFFQTTISMYLRMIEKKSFMVGLLFQKYIEKSQETIDEFIYPKKNILNSFNKQYDMTNQNAAALAQIIQMISKTIEQINDCKAITQVTENRLQNGTSIMEKLGDSIEIIKSVTADMDKMLEIINQIILKSIVITDIVAKTELLAMNASIEAARAGDHGKGFSVVSEEVESLARTSGKSAKQIKDLLNESSIKVSLMIRAMNERIKEGEIVSKRALDAFKRITEGVNLLKEQINIISEGTEMQRGHVKNMEDTMLKIKNDTANNKNTIENGNEIINKLTEINRLLMECSVNSQKAFSGNTGIMFMESNKGNEVRRTLKSMGF, encoded by the coding sequence ATGAAAACTAGTGATGAAGGAAAAAATTATGATTATTCCGGATTAAAAAGTAAGCTATTATATCTTCATTTTTTCTCTATTTTTTCTCTATTTTTAGGGACTTTAGCAATTGTATATTTTTTTGGATCTGGGAAATTAAATTTAATCAAGTATGCTGTTTTTATGGGTTTAGTATTAGTTTTTTTTCAAACAACAATTTCTATGTATTTAAGAATGATTGAAAAAAAATCTTTTATGGTAGGGTTACTTTTTCAAAAATATATAGAGAAAAGTCAAGAAACAATTGATGAATTTATTTATCCGAAGAAAAATATCTTGAATTCTTTTAATAAACAGTATGATATGACAAATCAAAATGCTGCTGCTTTGGCACAAATTATTCAAATGATTAGCAAAACAATTGAGCAGATAAATGATTGTAAAGCAATAACTCAGGTGACTGAAAATAGATTGCAAAATGGGACTTCTATAATGGAAAAATTAGGAGACTCAATTGAAATAATTAAAAGTGTTACAGCAGACATGGATAAAATGTTGGAAATTATTAATCAAATTATACTTAAATCTATTGTAATAACTGATATAGTTGCAAAAACTGAATTACTAGCCATGAATGCCTCAATTGAGGCCGCTCGTGCAGGTGATCATGGAAAGGGTTTTTCTGTAGTTTCTGAAGAAGTTGAATCACTAGCAAGAACAAGTGGTAAATCAGCAAAACAAATTAAAGACTTACTAAATGAAAGCTCAATTAAGGTTTCATTAATGATTAGAGCTATGAATGAAAGAATTAAAGAAGGAGAAATTGTAAGTAAACGAGCACTCGATGCTTTTAAAAGAATTACTGAAGGAGTAAATTTACTTAAAGAACAAATAAATATTATTTCTGAAGGAACAGAAATGCAAAGAGGACATGTAAAAAACATGGAAGATACAATGCTAAAAATAAAAAATGATACTGCAAATAATAAAAATACAATTGAAAATGGGAATGAAATAATAAATAAATTAACAGAAATTAATCGGCTATTAATGGAATGTTCTGTAAATTCTCAAAAAGCCTTTTCAGGAAATACGGGAATAATGTTTATGGAAAGTAATAAAGGAAATGAAGTCAGAAGAACTTTAAAAAGTATGGGATTTTAA
- a CDS encoding substrate-binding domain-containing protein has protein sequence MKRIFKIFSMLFMLLLFIYSPTIFSWEGPTTGPKAQKNKKIIFISHDFKNSSVAEVFKDFQKVAKYLKWNVDFIDGKGFENIEKEFLQAIILNPDAIILGGFHPEPYKEIIDRFKNRIVFVGWHSGPELNDKNLFANITTNPSEVAMIAADYVIQKSNQKAGVVILYDKLSTIATSKAEKMRDTLKKCISCTVLAFENLPMSDADVKISEVTNQLNKKFGKNWNYTLAINDLYYDNISSPLKELKRKDIFNISAGDGSIKAFNRIRSGNSCQIATVAEPISVQAWQLADELNRAFAGQNASGYITKPILVTKELLDKYGTDNIFKNLGYEKAYLNIWFGK, from the coding sequence ATGAAACGTATTTTTAAAATATTTAGTATGCTATTTATGCTGTTATTATTTATCTATTCTCCAACTATTTTTTCTTGGGAAGGCCCTACTACAGGTCCAAAAGCTCAAAAAAACAAAAAAATAATTTTTATTTCCCATGATTTTAAAAATTCAAGTGTTGCTGAGGTTTTCAAGGATTTTCAAAAAGTAGCAAAATATTTAAAATGGAATGTAGATTTTATTGATGGTAAAGGATTTGAAAATATTGAAAAAGAATTTCTTCAAGCCATAATATTAAATCCAGATGCTATTATATTGGGAGGATTTCATCCTGAACCATATAAAGAAATTATTGATAGATTTAAAAATAGAATAGTTTTTGTGGGATGGCATTCTGGACCAGAATTAAATGATAAAAACTTATTTGCAAATATAACTACCAATCCATCAGAAGTTGCTATGATTGCTGCAGATTATGTAATCCAAAAAAGCAATCAAAAAGCAGGAGTTGTAATTTTGTACGATAAACTTTCTACGATTGCGACATCTAAAGCTGAAAAAATGCGGGACACTTTAAAAAAATGCATATCTTGCACAGTGTTAGCTTTTGAAAATTTACCTATGAGTGATGCTGATGTCAAAATATCTGAAGTAACAAATCAGCTTAATAAAAAATTTGGCAAAAATTGGAATTATACATTAGCTATTAATGATCTTTATTATGATAATATTTCTTCTCCTTTAAAAGAATTAAAGAGAAAGGATATATTTAATATTTCTGCAGGTGATGGATCTATAAAAGCTTTTAACAGAATTCGTTCAGGTAATTCATGTCAAATAGCGACAGTCGCCGAGCCCATAAGTGTACAAGCATGGCAATTGGCTGACGAATTAAATAGAGCATTTGCTGGTCAGAATGCTAGCGGGTATATTACTAAACCAATTTTAGTGACAAAAGAGTTGCTTGATAAATATGGAACCGATAATATATTTAAAAACTTAGGCTATGAAAAAGCATATTTAAATATTTGGTTTGGAAAGTAG
- a CDS encoding malate dehydrogenase translates to MLKRPKITVVGSGGNVGAAVVQWCAQKELGDLVLIDLKPNVAQGRALDLAQGGAFAGFNASFTATDDSSFMQDSDIVVVTAGVPRKPGQTREELVGINAGIVKTVCENVKKFAPNCVLILVSNPLDAMLTVAQKVTNFPRERVIGMSGVLDSSRFRSNISRALNVHIKDVSAIVIGAHTDKDMVPVTSTATVGGVPLNKLLTADQISDIVSRTKRGGAELTELIGTSAWVAPGFGVTAMIESIVLNQGRILPCSVELKGEYGISEGACLCVPVKLTNKGAEKVFEIDLSPEENAALKAAHTAYLEVRKIALNSIN, encoded by the coding sequence ATGCTAAAAAGACCTAAGATTACTGTTGTTGGTTCGGGTGGAAATGTTGGAGCTGCTGTTGTTCAATGGTGCGCGCAAAAAGAACTTGGAGATCTTGTATTAATTGATTTAAAACCTAATGTGGCTCAAGGTAGAGCTTTGGACCTAGCTCAAGGCGGTGCATTTGCCGGTTTCAATGCATCTTTTACTGCAACGGATGATTCTTCTTTTATGCAAGATTCAGACATAGTTGTTGTTACTGCAGGTGTTCCACGGAAACCAGGACAAACTAGAGAAGAATTAGTTGGAATTAATGCTGGAATTGTAAAAACTGTTTGCGAAAATGTTAAAAAATTTGCACCTAATTGTGTTTTAATATTGGTGTCAAATCCTCTTGACGCGATGCTTACTGTTGCACAAAAGGTAACAAATTTCCCACGTGAAAGAGTTATAGGAATGTCTGGTGTGTTAGATTCTTCTCGTTTTAGAAGTAATATATCACGCGCACTGAATGTTCATATCAAAGATGTCTCAGCCATTGTAATTGGCGCGCATACTGATAAAGACATGGTTCCTGTCACAAGCACAGCAACAGTTGGTGGTGTTCCATTAAATAAATTATTAACCGCCGATCAAATTTCTGATATTGTAAGTCGTACAAAACGTGGCGGCGCTGAGTTAACAGAACTTATTGGAACTTCAGCATGGGTTGCGCCTGGTTTTGGTGTAACAGCTATGATAGAAAGCATAGTGCTTAATCAAGGAAGAATTCTTCCATGCTCAGTTGAATTAAAAGGTGAATATGGAATTTCAGAAGGCGCTTGTTTATGCGTACCAGTTAAGTTAACAAATAAAGGCGCTGAAAAAGTATTTGAAATTGATCTTTCTCCTGAAGAAAATGCAGCTTTAAAAGCAGCCCATACAGCTTACCTAGAAGTTAGAAAAATAGCTTTAAATAGTATTAATTAA
- the ubiE gene encoding bifunctional demethylmenaquinone methyltransferase/2-methoxy-6-polyprenyl-1,4-benzoquinol methylase UbiE, translating into MSLNKQENNPLVLSEKSIQIQKMFDKISNKYDFLNRLLSAGQDTRWRNKMICSFPENTSGTLYDVACGTGDVLFHTINKRKDYKTFYGFDISAGMLEQAKIRARKNNVNNNLHFIQASAEALPVENNSADCLTISFGFRNVDNRDFALKEFNRVLKTSGTLFILEFFPADNTFFAKLFDFYFKKILPKIGGLFSDRSAYEYLPNSVSTMPSAENFSKMLSNAGFVSIEQTKWLGGATRLFKATKKS; encoded by the coding sequence ATGAGTTTAAATAAACAGGAAAATAATCCATTAGTATTAAGTGAAAAATCTATCCAAATTCAAAAAATGTTTGATAAAATATCGAATAAATATGATTTTTTAAATAGACTATTATCTGCTGGACAAGATACAAGATGGCGAAATAAAATGATATGTTCTTTTCCAGAAAATACCTCTGGAACTTTATATGACGTTGCATGTGGTACAGGAGATGTTCTTTTTCATACAATAAATAAAAGAAAAGATTATAAAACTTTTTATGGATTTGATATTTCGGCTGGAATGCTTGAACAGGCAAAAATAAGAGCAAGAAAAAATAATGTAAATAATAATTTACATTTTATTCAAGCTTCTGCCGAGGCTTTACCTGTTGAAAATAATTCTGCTGATTGTTTAACTATTTCATTTGGTTTTCGCAATGTAGACAATAGAGATTTTGCATTAAAAGAATTTAATAGGGTTTTAAAAACTTCTGGTACTTTATTTATTTTAGAATTTTTTCCTGCAGATAATACTTTTTTTGCTAAATTATTTGACTTTTATTTTAAGAAAATTTTACCAAAAATTGGTGGCTTATTTTCTGACAGATCTGCATATGAATATCTACCAAATAGTGTATCTACCATGCCTTCAGCTGAAAATTTTTCAAAAATGCTATCTAATGCTGGTTTTGTGTCTATTGAACAAACAAAATGGTTAGGTGGTGCTACAAGACTTTTCAAAGCGACTAAAAAAAGTTAA
- a CDS encoding bifunctional adenosylcobinamide kinase/adenosylcobinamide-phosphate guanylyltransferase translates to MEKNNYSEKIALFLGGGQSGKSFFAENCAKKWERVLFYATGGQIENSPEWNLRIKKHKDRRPQHWTTVEYPIGLEEVIKHCQYENFDVLLIDCLTLWMGWQISQNIQNYSQLQLLKHLETESLYFIKQLSSLNCPILVVSNEVGEGVIPGNESGRIFREALGAMNLALGEKAKCITFSIAGQTLLLKSPNLVLNNGFAPIGVVDEDYIYSELKKQEIQEKK, encoded by the coding sequence ATGGAAAAAAATAATTATTCCGAAAAAATTGCGCTTTTTTTAGGTGGAGGGCAATCTGGAAAAAGTTTTTTTGCTGAAAACTGTGCAAAAAAATGGGAGAGAGTGTTATTTTATGCCACAGGTGGACAAATTGAAAATTCCCCTGAATGGAATTTGCGAATAAAAAAACACAAAGATAGAAGGCCACAGCACTGGACAACTGTTGAATATCCAATAGGACTAGAAGAAGTCATAAAACATTGTCAATATGAAAATTTTGATGTTCTTTTAATAGATTGTTTAACTTTATGGATGGGATGGCAAATATCCCAAAATATCCAAAACTATTCACAACTTCAATTACTGAAACACTTAGAAACAGAATCTTTGTACTTTATCAAACAATTATCAAGTTTAAATTGCCCTATTCTTGTTGTTTCAAATGAAGTTGGAGAAGGCGTCATACCAGGAAATGAAAGTGGACGGATATTTCGCGAAGCTCTTGGCGCTATGAACTTAGCTTTAGGTGAAAAAGCAAAATGCATAACTTTTAGTATCGCTGGCCAAACGTTATTGCTAAAATCTCCGAATTTAGTATTAAATAATGGCTTTGCTCCAATTGGAGTAGTCGATGAAGATTATATTTACTCCGAGTTAAAAAAGCAGGAAATTCAGGAGAAAAAATGA
- a CDS encoding M28 family peptidase, giving the protein MKRPSYPWFKNLIWLFACLQAMAAHSISFQNSEHLSIENLKKFMDWFTNSPHPMGSKEQVKIAQDLQETLKKMHLKVREMKFEVEVPNLDSTKFGGKVAMAGLTKKVTGINVVATKKGSENCSIILGGHYDTKYFSQFKFVGANDGGSSTVLLLELARVLQKTKGKKETYIHKCDIHFVFLDGEEAFLNEWNDGLNYLGIQDNTYGSKDFVKTQIKDKNGTKLFDNKKIELVIILDMIGHKNQKLYFTKGSNAKQAEIFIQHAKDIDISNFPYQIEDDHIPFAQEGIPFLHIIDWKNLDEWHTSNDTKNIISFEKIKNLGNSIKFFLISERK; this is encoded by the coding sequence GTGAAACGTCCTTCTTATCCATGGTTTAAGAACTTGATCTGGCTTTTTGCTTGTCTTCAAGCAATGGCAGCACACTCTATTTCATTTCAAAATTCGGAGCATTTATCAATAGAAAATCTAAAGAAATTCATGGATTGGTTTACTAATTCCCCCCATCCGATGGGTAGCAAAGAGCAAGTTAAAATCGCTCAAGATTTGCAAGAAACGTTAAAAAAAATGCATTTAAAAGTTCGAGAAATGAAATTCGAAGTCGAGGTTCCAAATCTTGATTCCACAAAATTTGGCGGAAAAGTTGCAATGGCAGGGCTAACAAAAAAAGTAACAGGAATAAATGTTGTTGCCACTAAAAAAGGATCAGAAAATTGCAGTATTATTTTAGGTGGTCACTATGATACAAAATATTTTTCTCAATTTAAATTTGTTGGAGCAAATGATGGGGGATCATCTACAGTTCTCCTTCTAGAATTAGCGAGAGTTCTACAAAAAACAAAAGGAAAAAAAGAAACATATATTCATAAATGTGATATACATTTTGTTTTTTTAGATGGCGAAGAAGCTTTTTTAAATGAATGGAATGATGGATTAAATTACTTGGGAATTCAAGATAATACTTATGGATCTAAAGATTTTGTTAAAACGCAAATTAAAGACAAAAATGGAACTAAATTATTTGATAATAAAAAAATAGAACTTGTCATTATTTTAGATATGATTGGTCATAAAAACCAAAAATTATACTTTACAAAAGGTTCTAATGCAAAACAAGCTGAGATATTTATTCAACATGCAAAAGATATAGACATATCGAATTTTCCATACCAAATTGAAGATGATCACATTCCCTTTGCACAAGAAGGAATTCCATTTCTGCATATTATTGACTGGAAAAATCTTGATGAATGGCATACAAGTAATGATACAAAAAATATTATTTCTTTTGAAAAAATAAAGAATTTAGGAAATTCAATTAAGTTTTTCTTAATCTCAGAAAGGAAATAA
- the surE gene encoding 5'/3'-nucleotidase SurE — MHLLLCNDDGYKAKGIQILAKYLNSLGHKITVVAPNGERSAQSHAMTFYQPVKITEVSINEFAVDGTPADCVALALSKLIRENPPDFVVSGINHGLNVGIDVNYSGTVGAATEAALMGYKAIAVSADIEGIKGEQQETLFLQAAKIVGQVIENAKFLDWPRLEVLNINVPQKPANISIADCGGESLYVPHIEELSVQSKKNMGIYLIGGLSRYEPQDMSQDVSLISTGNVTLSFVRAKQSSTVSNKKLEKIVGSLKI; from the coding sequence ATGCATTTACTCCTTTGTAATGATGATGGCTATAAAGCAAAAGGAATTCAAATATTAGCAAAATATTTAAATTCTTTAGGTCACAAAATAACAGTAGTTGCTCCTAATGGCGAACGTAGTGCTCAGTCTCATGCTATGACATTTTATCAACCAGTTAAAATAACGGAAGTTTCCATCAATGAATTTGCTGTTGATGGAACACCTGCCGATTGTGTCGCATTAGCTTTAAGCAAATTGATTCGGGAGAATCCTCCTGATTTTGTCGTCTCAGGAATTAACCATGGGCTAAACGTTGGAATAGACGTAAACTATAGTGGAACTGTCGGTGCGGCCACAGAAGCCGCGCTAATGGGATATAAAGCAATCGCTGTTTCAGCAGATATTGAAGGAATAAAGGGTGAACAACAAGAAACATTATTTCTTCAAGCTGCGAAAATAGTAGGTCAAGTCATTGAAAATGCAAAGTTTTTAGACTGGCCAAGATTAGAAGTCTTAAATATAAATGTCCCGCAAAAACCTGCTAATATCTCAATCGCCGATTGCGGTGGGGAATCATTATATGTACCTCACATTGAAGAATTATCAGTTCAGTCGAAAAAGAATATGGGTATCTATTTAATTGGTGGTCTTTCTCGCTATGAACCTCAAGATATGTCGCAAGATGTATCGTTAATTTCAACCGGAAATGTTACTTTAAGTTTCGTTCGAGCAAAACAAAGTAGCACTGTTAGTAATAAAAAATTAGAAAAAATCGTTGGTTCTTTAAAAATATGA
- a CDS encoding KamA family radical SAM protein: MKSIEKNWAKELAKGIITAEQLLQKKFIAINEVEKIELAKENFDIRVPNVFLDAIDKNISEIKKQFVPSAQELNFLPEELEDPIGDERWTPVSGITHRYPDRVLLKLTYMCASYCRFCFRRYKVSDSAFNLTTEQYHEAIEYIKNNKDIWEVILTGGDPLTLTDQKLKNVLEDLDKISHVKIVRFHTRIPSVLPARINDSLIKILKSIQKQIVFVIHINSHHEFNVEAIYAIKRLRAEGFSLLMQSVLLKDINDDQEKLIKLLKIATENGIKPYYLHYLDLAKGTEHFRVPLRKAINLYNSLRGLISGICIPEFILDIPGGKGKISLQSSSVKELENNCWQFISPIDGSKIVIQYPAEV, from the coding sequence ATGAAATCTATTGAAAAAAATTGGGCAAAAGAATTAGCTAAAGGTATTATTACTGCAGAACAGCTTCTGCAAAAAAAATTTATTGCAATAAATGAAGTTGAAAAAATAGAATTAGCTAAAGAAAATTTTGACATTAGAGTTCCAAATGTTTTTTTAGATGCTATAGATAAAAATATTTCTGAAATAAAAAAACAATTTGTCCCTTCTGCCCAAGAACTCAATTTTCTACCTGAAGAACTTGAAGATCCTATTGGAGATGAACGTTGGACACCTGTCTCAGGAATTACTCATAGATATCCTGATAGAGTCCTTCTAAAGCTAACATATATGTGCGCTTCCTATTGTCGTTTTTGTTTCCGACGTTATAAGGTTTCTGATTCTGCTTTTAACTTAACAACTGAACAATATCATGAAGCTATTGAATATATAAAAAATAATAAAGATATTTGGGAAGTTATTTTAACAGGCGGAGATCCTCTCACTTTAACGGATCAAAAATTAAAAAATGTTTTAGAAGATTTAGATAAAATTAGTCACGTAAAAATAGTTAGATTTCATACAAGAATTCCTTCTGTTTTACCAGCAAGAATTAATGATAGTTTGATAAAAATATTAAAAAGTATTCAGAAACAAATCGTTTTTGTAATTCATATAAATTCGCATCATGAGTTTAACGTTGAGGCAATTTATGCTATAAAAAGATTGCGTGCAGAAGGATTTTCTTTATTAATGCAATCTGTTCTATTAAAAGATATTAATGATGATCAAGAAAAATTAATAAAACTATTAAAAATAGCCACTGAAAATGGAATTAAACCCTATTACTTACATTACTTAGATTTGGCTAAAGGAACAGAACATTTTCGTGTTCCGCTAAGAAAAGCTATAAATTTGTATAATAGTTTAAGAGGTTTAATTTCTGGTATATGTATTCCAGAATTTATTTTAGATATTCCTGGTGGAAAAGGAAAAATATCTTTACAAAGTTCTTCGGTGAAAGAATTGGAAAATAATTGTTGGCAGTTTATTAGTCCCATTGATGGATCTAAAATAGTGATCCAGTATCCAGCGGAGGTTTAA
- a CDS encoding SDR family NAD(P)-dependent oxidoreductase — MQLLQEVFKNSEEISLNGKTAVITGASSGIGQATACWLAREGMNLILIARRLDKLEFLKKELNEQFPKVSIKNIQIDLQEKKLLEKLTNENVFNCDLFINNAGLALTRDLVENSSEEDIETMVSTNITALFKLSSVVAKNMVKKGHGHIINIGSVAGHFSYPGGAVYCATKAAVKSFSEALRQELHEKNVRVTLISPGMVRTDFSLVRFKGDKSTADNVYAHVECLEAKDIARIIVKTAKEPIHVNIDEVLVFPTVQAPVSLKTSKNK; from the coding sequence ATGCAATTGTTACAGGAAGTATTTAAAAATAGTGAAGAAATCAGTTTGAATGGTAAAACAGCAGTGATAACAGGAGCAAGCTCTGGAATTGGTCAGGCAACTGCCTGTTGGCTTGCTCGGGAAGGTATGAATTTAATTCTTATAGCCAGAAGGTTAGATAAATTAGAATTCTTAAAAAAAGAATTAAATGAACAGTTTCCTAAAGTTTCGATAAAAAATATTCAAATAGATTTACAAGAAAAAAAACTTCTAGAAAAATTAACAAATGAAAATGTTTTTAATTGTGATCTATTTATTAATAATGCTGGATTAGCTCTAACTAGGGATTTAGTTGAAAATAGTAGTGAAGAAGATATTGAAACTATGGTTAGTACAAATATTACTGCTTTATTTAAATTATCTTCCGTAGTAGCAAAAAATATGGTAAAAAAAGGGCATGGGCATATCATAAATATTGGAAGTGTTGCAGGGCATTTTAGTTACCCTGGTGGTGCTGTTTATTGTGCTACAAAAGCAGCTGTAAAATCATTTTCTGAAGCTTTACGCCAAGAATTACACGAAAAAAATGTTAGAGTTACTTTAATTTCGCCAGGAATGGTTCGAACTGATTTTAGTTTGGTTAGATTTAAGGGTGATAAATCTACTGCTGACAATGTATATGCGCACGTTGAATGTTTAGAAGCAAAAGATATAGCAAGAATAATTGTGAAAACTGCGAAAGAACCTATTCATGTTAATATTGATGAAGTATTGGTTTTCCCTACAGTACAAGCACCTGTTTCTTTAAAAACTAGTAAAAATAAATAA
- the oppF gene encoding murein tripeptide/oligopeptide ABC transporter ATP binding protein OppF produces MNQKILSVENLKVYFPVQKKGSWFKKVTLKAVDGVSFDLHAGETLGVVGESGCGKSTLARAIMRLLPATEGKVTLLEKNLLDLDKNEMREARKDIQMIFQDPLASLNPRMTAGQIIAEPLKTFFPKMSNIEVKEKVTSLMDLVGLIPEHINRYPHEFSGGQCQRIGIARALILNPKIIVCDEPVSALDVSIQAQIVNLLKKLQRELGLTLVFIAHDLSVVKHISDRIMVMYLGKPVEIGTREQIYKSPQHPYTKALLSSVPIPDPELEKSKVIQILQGDLPSPIYPPSGCRFRTRCPLAESKCASTIPELKEVKTGAKASCLLLN; encoded by the coding sequence ATGAATCAAAAAATTCTTTCAGTTGAAAACCTAAAAGTATATTTTCCTGTCCAAAAAAAAGGTTCATGGTTTAAAAAAGTTACTTTAAAAGCTGTCGATGGTGTTAGTTTTGATTTGCACGCAGGCGAAACACTTGGTGTAGTTGGTGAATCTGGGTGTGGCAAGTCTACTTTAGCAAGGGCTATAATGCGTTTACTACCAGCAACTGAAGGTAAAGTTACTTTATTAGAAAAAAATTTACTTGATCTTGATAAAAATGAAATGCGTGAAGCTAGAAAAGATATTCAAATGATTTTTCAAGATCCTTTGGCTTCTTTAAATCCAAGAATGACAGCTGGACAAATCATTGCTGAACCTTTAAAAACTTTTTTCCCAAAAATGTCTAATATAGAAGTGAAAGAAAAAGTAACTAGTTTGATGGATCTTGTTGGTCTAATTCCAGAACATATCAATCGTTATCCACATGAGTTTTCCGGCGGACAATGCCAAAGAATAGGAATTGCAAGAGCCTTAATACTAAATCCTAAAATAATAGTTTGTGATGAACCTGTCAGTGCACTAGATGTCTCTATCCAAGCGCAAATTGTTAATTTATTAAAAAAATTACAACGCGAATTAGGATTAACTTTGGTGTTTATTGCACACGATCTTAGTGTAGTTAAACATATCAGTGATAGAATAATGGTTATGTATTTAGGTAAACCTGTTGAAATTGGAACTAGGGAACAAATTTATAAATCTCCTCAACATCCTTATACAAAAGCGTTACTATCATCTGTACCTATTCCTGATCCTGAACTAGAAAAAAGCAAAGTCATTCAAATTTTACAAGGTGACTTGCCATCTCCTATTTATCCACCAAGTGGATGTCGATTTAGAACACGTTGTCCACTAGCAGAAAGCAAATGTGCGAGCACTATTCCTGAATTAAAAGAAGTTAAAACTGGGGCGAAAGCGAGTTGTTTATTATTAAATTAA